The sequence below is a genomic window from Xylanibacillus composti.
CGACTTTATTAATATACCACACTGCTCACTAACTTTGCAACAACTATTTTTTAGCAGTTGTGCCCGGCGTTACAAGCAATGATCACTCGCTCTCCTAGCCTGTAAGCCTAGCCTACTTCAACTTGAGTTAAGTTTTTTCGGCCGACAGGATTATTACTTTAGCATAATGTATAGCGCCGTTCAAGAACTGCCTTTTGCCAATTTAGACAATCCCTTCATGACTTAGCCTCAAAAAAAAAAGCAGCACCCGTTGGGTCTGCTCATTATTCTAGCTCATCCGCTTTAGGCAGAATAGAAAATAGATGATGTGCAAACGTTAAGTACTAAGAACCTCAACAATGTGCAAATGCCGGTCAACCGTAAGATTAATGATTTTCCCATTCACGTTCACCCACGGCCTCGTAGGAGAAGAACGATCCGAGAACACAATTTCCCCGACGGACTGATCACTTAACCGGACCAATGTTCCATTATGGAATTGTGTGACCTTGTGGATAAAGGTCTGAACCAGCGCGGGATCCAGCTTGCCAAACGACTCATTCAGCAGCTCCTCCAATACCGTATAAGGCGAGCTGCCCTTCTGATGAGCCCGGTCGCTTGTCATCGCATGGAAAATATCCGCAATGGCCACGATCTTGGCATAGTAATGAATTTTATCGCCGCTGACACCTAGCGGGTAGCCGCTGCCATTCACCCTTTCGTGATGCTGCAGCGCAGTAAGCTTGACAGCTTCATTAATCCCGGTCACGCTTTTCAGCATGTTATATCCGATAATGGTATGTCTTCGGATTTCTTCCAGTTCCTCCTTGGATAACTTGTCTGCTTTTCGCACAATCGATTCATCGATTCGGACCATGCCGATATCATGCAACAAGCCTGCCATCGCTATGGGAATCCAGTCTTTGCGCTCGATGTTGTGCCACTTTGCCAGCTGATAGGAGGTTAGCGCTACTTGAACGCTGTTGTGAATCAGATAATCTCCTTTTTGTGCATAGGGTGGTTCAAAAGTAAGCATATTGTATTCGTGAATATGGGCGATGACTTGGTCTAATTGATTGCGCAGATCAAGCACAGGAGCCATCATACCCGATGATGCACTGATAAAATATTGCTTCAACGAGGTGAATAAAGACCGGTAAGCAGCATGAAGACCGGTATTGGGCACTACTTTTTTGGTTGGTCTTTCTTGGACTGGCGCTTTATCAACCGGTTTTTCTTGTTTCGTTGCCTGCTTCGCTGCTTTCTCCGCTTCCTTCTCTTCCTGTTTATCCTCCACGCTTACGGTCGAAACCAAAAATGCCTTCAGAATCTCGATATCCCTCTGATTGAGAAGTCGGCCCTTTGAAAATAGCTTCCCACCCATCGGCGTATAGACATCTTCTATGATGCGGACGCCGCTTTCAATTTGTTTGACTGAAACATTCGCCACTTTGCCTCTCACCCTGCTTTCCAAGTCAGAGTTGTTTTATCCATCCAAACGGGCAAGGGACGGGGGAGCATACCCCGTCCTTTGCTTATGAGCTATTGTGGACAACAAGAGCGCTTACTCTTCGGACTCCGCTCCATCTTCGGATTGTTCCGCAGTTGGATTTTCCGTGCCCCCGTCTGCCAGTCCCTCAGCTGAACCTTCCATCTCATCCGGTTCTTCTGTTTTTTCGACGTTGGTAACGGTAGCCACTTCATCGTCGTCGCGTATATTGATCAGCTTCACGCCTTGCGTATAGCGTCCCATGCTGGAGATTCCCTCAATGCCGATACGAATCAGCGTACCGGCCGAAGTGATGATCATCAGATCCTGCTCGTCATTTACGACTTTCAGACCCGCTACCTCACCGTTCTTTTCCGTCACATTAATTGTCTTGATGCCCTTGCCGCCGCGAGA
It includes:
- a CDS encoding HD-GYP domain-containing protein, with the protein product MANVSVKQIESGVRIIEDVYTPMGGKLFSKGRLLNQRDIEILKAFLVSTVSVEDKQEEKEAEKAAKQATKQEKPVDKAPVQERPTKKVVPNTGLHAAYRSLFTSLKQYFISASSGMMAPVLDLRNQLDQVIAHIHEYNMLTFEPPYAQKGDYLIHNSVQVALTSYQLAKWHNIERKDWIPIAMAGLLHDIGMVRIDESIVRKADKLSKEELEEIRRHTIIGYNMLKSVTGINEAVKLTALQHHERVNGSGYPLGVSGDKIHYYAKIVAIADIFHAMTSDRAHQKGSSPYTVLEELLNESFGKLDPALVQTFIHKVTQFHNGTLVRLSDQSVGEIVFSDRSSPTRPWVNVNGKIINLTVDRHLHIVEVLST